From one Dysidea avara chromosome 9, odDysAvar1.4, whole genome shotgun sequence genomic stretch:
- the LOC136267467 gene encoding uncharacterized protein, with translation MTHSCCVPGCSNRSDRETGLSYFKLPLNRKAILKQWIHVIRRTNLPINGSTRVCSIHFVNAAGRLLRPDEVPSLHLAVRSTGDKTATRKPPKDCPFVEPQPRHTSSCSPEVGIPTLNSTESDATNVSVCSKCESSQREGPSIEELERLLREEKQKNTRLLEELASANSKLFRLENIKNNDSQVCYYTGFSSFFALKSFYDYLGLAADHLSYSHDGPIPDEQVKRCRSRALPPLEEFFMTMLRLRAGLFEQDIANRFQVSQSTVSRIVCTWINFLYLQLKDIPLWPPRELVQMNMPKRFREKYPSTRVIIDATEIFVEQPQLPELQKMTFSSYKNHNTFKALVGISPDGAITFVSSLYPGCISDKELTRKSGILDLLEEGDSVMADRGFEIEEDLMLIGVRLNIPPFLRGKKQLSENELVSTRRIASLRIHVERAMERIKNFHIFDCTIPSSLTDIADRIFFVCCILANFSPPLCK, from the coding sequence ATGACTCACTCCTGCTGCGTGCCAGGTTGCTCAAATCGATCGGACAGAGAAACAGGTCTTTCTTATTTTAAGTTGCCGTTAAACAGAAAAGCCATTTTGAAGCAATGGATTCATGTGATCAGGAGGACAAATCTACCTATAAATGGCAGTACTCGTGTTTGCAGTATTCATTTCGTGAATGCAGCTGGGCGTTTGTTAAGGCCAGACGAAGTTCCATCTCTTCACCTTGCGGTGAGAAGCACAGGCGATAAAACTGCTACTCGAAAACCCCCTAAAGATTGCCCCTTTGTCGAGCCACAGCCCAGGCACACCAGCAGCTGCAGCCCAGAAGTGGGGATCCCAACCTTGAACTCTACAGAAAGTGATGCTACAAACGTGTCAGTGTGTAGTAAGTGTGAGAGTAGTCAAAGGGAAGGGCCAAGCATAGAGGAACTAGAGCGTTTGCTACGTGAAGAAAAGCAAAAGAACACTAGGTTATTGGAGGAGCTTGCTAGTGCAAACAGCAAACTGTTTCGATTagaaaacattaaaaacaaTGACTCTCAAGTATGTTATTATACAGGGTTTAGTTCATTCTTTGCCCTCAAGAGTTTTTATGATTATCTTGGGCTGGCTGCAGATCACCTGAGTTATTCACATGATGGTCCCAttcctgatgaacaagttaagAGATGTCGATCAAGAGCACTACCTCCACTTGAAGAATTCTTTATGACCATGCTGCGTTTACGTGCTGGCCTTTTTGAGCAGGACATTGCTAACCGATTCCAAGTTAGTCAGTCAACAGTATCCAGGATAGTTTGCACTTGGATAAATTTTTTGTATCTACAACTCAAAGACATTCCATTGTGGCCACCCAGAGAACTAGTACAAATGAACATGCCCAAACGATTTCGAGAAAAGTACCCATCAACCAGAGTCATCATTGATGCCACAGAAATATTTGTGGAACAACCACAGTTACCAGAGCTTcaaaaaatgacattttctagctacaaaaatcacaacACTTTCAAAGCATTAGTTGGTATTTCACCAGATGGTGCTATAACTTTCGTTTCCTCACTATATCCAGGCTGTATTTCTGATAAAGAGTTGACAAGGAAGAGTGGCATTCTTGATTTGTTGGAAGAAGGGGACTCAGTTATGGCTGATAGAGGCTTTGAAATTGAAGAAGATCTGATGCTTATTGGAGTGAGGTTAAATATACCTCCATTTTTACGTGGTAAAAAGCAACTATCAGAAAATGAATTAGTGTCCACTAGAAGAATTGCATCCCTACGGATACATGTTGAAAGAGCCATGGAAAGGATTAAGAATTTTCAtatatttgattgtaccatACCTTCCTCACTGACAGATATTGCAGATAGAATCTTTTTTGTGTGCTGCATTCTAGCAAATTTTTCACCTCCTCTGTGTAAGTAA
- the LOC136267468 gene encoding uncharacterized protein: MCVKRNNCDDGKPRGRRQNLVEDDKRLSKMKVTELKNWLASREAPTKGNKAELIARVKACIKYGIKNKIDSKGVDINNQADCTDLEFPESGWEEFIKALMITDKFHFTFGEIVSYFVNRSVSDGLPADDFKAINSSAENLFRCGHIQGIQVCATEDNLFLKAKCLPEMRKDRVYFLKMVLNVNSCDIFYAECGCPAGVAPQGSCKHIGAFSYALVDFCRVRCLPEYMTCTDKLQEWNQPCGKRVEPIPVDQLGARRRELKPEQFRSRGSKAVFDPRPLKFRTPCPQRLEELRCNLLKLEKLPSFLNVILPSVDKIQLDHCYCIRSDEVSDIDLNGNEECDNNTAASPNQLFVIPAVAVEQNILEKLILTAEERDSLESCTRQQSECDKWHDARRLRITGSKCGRILLQKKRTVSLLQFCMYPKVMQHLPKPIAWGINNEDKARQEYVKVMGKDGHHGIEATRAGFVVHPRKCWLGASPDAWVTDPSVTNPQGIAEFKCPYSKAFVHPREACKNADFYCSIIDGQLHLKRTHSYYHQIQLQLHVSPKSKWCDFCVYTTCGIAIERIYPDPLWEDSFCSQLDDYYMQHVLPELISPEHKPSYYL, encoded by the exons ATGTGCGTTAAAAGAAATAACTGTGATGATGGAAAACCTCGCGGAAGACGACAAAACCTCGTGGAAGACGACAAAAGGCTATCTAAAATGAAGGTTACGGAATTGAAGAACTGGCTCGCCAGCAGGGAAGCACCAACGAAGGGGAATAAGGCTGAATTGATCGCCAG GGTGAAGGCTTGTATTAAATATGGAATCAAGAATAAGATTGATTCTAAAGGAGTGGACATTAATAATCAAGCTGATTGCACCGACTTAGAATTCCCAGAAAGTGGATGGGAAGAGTTCATAAAGGCTCTTATGATCACCGACAAGTTCCATTTTACTTTCGGTGAAATAGTATCATATTTTGTAAACCGATCTGTCTCTGATGGACTTCCTGCTGATGATTTCAAAGCAATCAATTCATCTGCAGAGAACTTGTTTCGATGTGGACACATTCAAGGAATTCAGGTATGTGCTACAGAAGATAACCTCTTTTTAAAAGCCAAGTGCTTACCCGAGATGAGAAAAGACAGAGTCTACTTTCTCAAGATGGTGTTGAATGTGAATAGTTGTGATATCTTTTATGCTGAATGTGGATGCCCTGCTGGAGTTGCACCACAAGGAAGTTGCAAGCACATTGGTGCCTTTTCCTATGCTTTAGTGGACTTTTGCAGAGTACGGTGTTTGCCAGAGTACATGACTTGCACAGACAAATTGCAGGAATGGAACCAGCCATGTGGGAAACGTGTAGAACCAATTCCAGTAGACCAACTTGGTGCTCGTCGTCGAGAATTAAAACCAGAACAATTTCGATCAAGAGGCTCGAAGGCGGTATTTGATCCTAGGCCATTGAAGTTTAGAACTCCTTGCCCACAAAGGCTAGAGGAACTCCGTTGCAATCTTTTGAAGCTTGAAAAGCTACCGAGTTTCTTGAATGTTATTCTACCATCAGTTGACAAAATTCAGCTTGATCATTGTTATTGTATCAGAAGTGATGAAGTTTCAGATATTGACCTGAATGGCAATGAAGAATGTGATAATAACACAGCAGCTTCGCCAAACCAACTTTTTGTGATCCCAGCAGTTGCAGTTGAGCAGAATATTTTGGAGAAGTTGATACTTACAGCTGAGGAAAGGGACTCTTTAGAATCATGCACCAGACAGCAATCTGAGTGCGACAAATGGCACGATGCACGTCGTCTGAGAATCACTGGCTCTAAATGTGGCCGTATTTTATTGCAGAAGAAAAGGACTGTTTCATTGCTTCAGTTTTGTATGTATCCTAAGGTCATGCAGCACCTACCCAAACCTATCGCTTGGGGTATCAACAATGAGGACAAGGCAAGACAAGAATATGTCAAGGTCATGGGTAAAGATGGTCATCATGGCATTGAAGCCACTCGGGCAGGATTTGTGGTACATCCAAGGAAATGCTGGCTTGGAGCTTCACCAGATGCATGGGTTACTGATCCATCTGTAACAAACCCACAGGGCATAGCTGAGTTCAAATGTCCATATTCTAAGGCATTTGTCCATCCTCGTGAGGCTTGTAAGAATGCCGACTTCTACTGCTCCATTATTGATGGACAGCTACACCTGAAAAGAACACACAGTTATTATCACCAAATACAACTGCAGTTACATGTTTCACCAAAATCTAAGTGGTGTGATTTTTGCGTGTATACCACATGTGGCATTGCAATTGAAAGGATTTACCCTGACCCTTTATGGGAGGATTCTTTTTGTAGTCAACTTGACGATTACTACATGCAACATGTTTTACCTGAGCTTATATCCCCGGAACACAAGCCCAGTTATTATTTATAg